Proteins encoded together in one Rubripirellula reticaptiva window:
- a CDS encoding TatD family hydrolase, with protein sequence MTKLNLFDTHAHLNSETFLENVNEVIDRARSAGVGGIAVIGIDVATSRRACDLAAQFPGYLHAVVGIQPNSVAEAGEGDFAVIEELAARPGVCGIGETGLDCYWDDTPIADQHDYFDRHLQLCRDTKLPMVIHMRESGDLIFEQLARQSAVPPGIMHSFTGSMQLASQFLDLGLHISFAGMVTFKKSDELRDVARQIPEDRLLVETDSPYLSPEPLRGKRPNEPARVEHTLKCLADVRGVTAERLANVTSENARRLFQLSS encoded by the coding sequence ATGACGAAACTGAACCTCTTTGACACTCACGCGCACTTGAATTCAGAAACGTTTCTGGAAAACGTGAACGAAGTCATTGATCGAGCACGCAGCGCTGGCGTTGGCGGCATCGCCGTCATCGGCATTGATGTCGCAACCAGCCGACGAGCCTGCGATCTGGCGGCGCAGTTCCCCGGTTACTTGCATGCTGTTGTCGGGATTCAACCGAACTCGGTTGCGGAAGCCGGCGAAGGTGACTTTGCAGTGATCGAAGAACTTGCCGCCCGCCCCGGCGTCTGCGGGATCGGTGAAACGGGGCTCGATTGTTACTGGGACGACACGCCGATCGCCGACCAACACGACTATTTTGATCGACATCTTCAACTTTGCCGTGACACCAAGTTGCCGATGGTGATTCACATGCGTGAAAGTGGCGATCTGATCTTTGAACAACTCGCACGGCAATCCGCTGTGCCGCCAGGCATCATGCATTCGTTCACCGGATCGATGCAGCTAGCCAGCCAGTTTTTAGATCTTGGTTTGCACATCAGTTTCGCTGGAATGGTGACGTTCAAAAAGAGTGACGAGCTGCGCGATGTGGCTCGGCAGATTCCCGAAGACCGTTTGCTGGTTGAAACGGATTCTCCGTACCTCAGCCCAGAACCGCTGCGAGGCAAGCGTCCCAACGAGCCAGCTCGCGTGGAACATACGTTAAAGTGCTTGGCCGATGTTCGCGGCGTCACTGCCGAAAGACTGGCCAATGTCACAAGCGAAAACGCTAGGCGACTGTTTCAGTTGAGCTCTTAG
- a CDS encoding phosphatidate cytidylyltransferase, with amino-acid sequence MLSLLAQATAVATTQSSLTQSSLTQSSLTQSSQWSDPRIYILLAVILGTLGISTIVGVIMSRREKIGIESAIVRRFNHKLRVWWMMVVIFTFGLLLGRIGVVVLFGLVSFWALREFITMTPTRRGDHRTLFWVFFIFTPLQYVLIALGSSPPGSMGGHNGTDYYDFYSIMIPVYASLFIPARAAIAGDYKRFLERSAKIQWGLLICVYSLSYAPAILDLNLKQTAGNLWQGSTVSVLIFFVLIAQLASVFERAWGKIAGRHVIAEKINASRTWEGFVGSMVTTGLVAALLFWATPFYPWEAGIVGAVVTVMASAGTMTMSAIKRDRGVTDTGTLVQGHAGVLDQIDNICFAAPVFYHLTRFFWSA; translated from the coding sequence ATGCTGTCCTTGCTGGCCCAGGCGACGGCGGTAGCCACGACGCAGTCATCCCTAACGCAGTCATCCCTAACACAGTCATCCCTAACACAGTCATCCCAGTGGAGTGATCCGCGGATCTACATCCTATTGGCTGTGATCCTGGGGACGCTGGGGATCTCGACAATCGTCGGCGTGATCATGTCGCGACGCGAAAAAATCGGGATCGAGTCTGCGATCGTGCGCCGATTCAATCACAAGCTACGAGTTTGGTGGATGATGGTCGTCATCTTTACCTTTGGCTTGTTGCTTGGTCGGATCGGCGTGGTCGTGTTGTTTGGGCTGGTGTCGTTTTGGGCGCTGCGCGAGTTCATCACGATGACTCCGACCCGGCGTGGCGATCACCGGACGCTGTTCTGGGTGTTCTTCATCTTCACGCCACTGCAATACGTGCTGATTGCGTTGGGCAGTTCGCCGCCGGGATCAATGGGCGGGCACAACGGAACCGACTACTACGATTTCTACAGCATCATGATTCCCGTCTATGCAAGCCTGTTCATTCCGGCACGAGCCGCGATTGCCGGCGACTATAAACGGTTCCTTGAACGCAGCGCGAAAATCCAATGGGGGCTGCTGATTTGCGTGTATTCGCTCAGCTATGCACCGGCAATTTTAGATTTGAATTTGAAGCAAACCGCCGGGAACCTTTGGCAAGGAAGTACCGTCAGCGTGCTCATCTTTTTTGTCCTGATTGCACAGCTTGCCTCGGTCTTTGAACGTGCCTGGGGCAAGATTGCCGGGCGCCACGTGATTGCCGAAAAAATCAATGCTTCCCGAACCTGGGAAGGGTTTGTCGGGTCCATGGTAACCACCGGTTTAGTGGCAGCCTTGCTGTTCTGGGCGACTCCGTTTTATCCCTGGGAAGCCGGTATCGTCGGCGCCGTCGTGACGGTCATGGCAAGTGCCGGGACGATGACGATGAGCGCGATCAAACGCGACCGCGGCGTCACTGACACGGGCACCTTGGTTCAAGGACATGCGGGCGTCTTGGACCAGATTGACAACATTTGTTTTGCCGCGCCGGTGTTTTATCACCTGACTCGCTTCTTTTGGTCTGCGTGA
- the leuB gene encoding 3-isopropylmalate dehydrogenase, translating to MKANFVLLPGDGIGPEIVQQARLVLESVAKLFGHEFSFASHMIGGIAIDTCGDPLPPETIEACRAADAILLGAVGGPKWDDPSAKTRPEAGLLKIRKELGLFANLRPIKLFKELVDASPLKREIIEGTDILFLRELTGGIYFGPSGRTGSGDTESAFQSMVYSVPEVERIVRLAAKAAQGRSGRLTSVDKANVLEPSRLWRQVAARVMAEEFPDVQYDVVLVDSMAMHLINRPKDFDVVVTGNMFGDILTDEASMLPGSLGMLPSASLGDGGPGLYEPIHGSAPDIAGKSIANPLATILAAAMMLRHSLDMQPEADAIEAAVGRVLADGLRTMDIARGADSIGTEAMGAAVIERLSV from the coding sequence TTGAAAGCCAATTTTGTCCTGTTGCCCGGTGATGGCATCGGCCCCGAAATCGTCCAACAAGCTCGTCTGGTCCTGGAATCTGTGGCCAAACTTTTCGGTCACGAGTTCTCGTTCGCTTCGCACATGATCGGTGGTATCGCCATCGATACCTGTGGTGATCCGTTGCCGCCCGAAACGATTGAAGCCTGCCGTGCCGCCGATGCAATTCTGCTTGGCGCCGTCGGCGGTCCGAAATGGGATGACCCGTCGGCCAAGACCCGTCCCGAAGCGGGTTTGTTGAAGATCCGTAAAGAACTCGGCCTGTTTGCCAATTTGCGGCCAATCAAGCTGTTCAAAGAACTCGTGGATGCCTCGCCGCTGAAGCGTGAAATCATCGAAGGCACCGACATCCTGTTCCTGCGTGAACTGACAGGCGGGATCTACTTTGGCCCATCCGGACGAACCGGCAGCGGCGACACCGAATCGGCGTTCCAGTCAATGGTCTACAGCGTCCCCGAAGTCGAGCGAATCGTGCGATTGGCTGCCAAGGCTGCCCAAGGTCGCAGTGGCCGATTGACCAGCGTTGACAAAGCGAACGTTTTGGAACCGAGCCGGCTATGGCGGCAAGTGGCCGCTCGCGTGATGGCCGAAGAATTCCCGGATGTTCAGTACGATGTCGTGCTCGTTGATTCGATGGCAATGCACCTGATCAACCGGCCCAAGGACTTTGACGTCGTCGTCACAGGCAACATGTTCGGTGACATTCTGACCGATGAAGCGTCGATGTTGCCCGGTTCGCTGGGCATGCTGCCAAGCGCATCGCTGGGCGACGGTGGCCCGGGACTTTACGAACCGATTCACGGTTCTGCACCCGACATCGCCGGCAAGAGTATCGCCAATCCGCTAGCCACGATTCTGGCCGCCGCAATGATGCTGCGACACTCGCTCGACATGCAGCCTGAAGCCGACGCGATCGAAGCGGCTGTGGGACGCGTCCTTGCCGACGGCCTGCGAACGATGGATATCGCCCGTGGTGCCGACTCGATTGGAACCGAAGCGATGGGGGCCGCTGTGATCGAGCGGCTGAGCGTTTAA
- a CDS encoding glycosyltransferase family 4 protein, producing the protein MLSPIQTASVDSLTLAPIALTPVTSTPVVVPAVAPAIDLKVLHIVNGEHFSGAERVQSHLGRCLPKFGVAADFACVKPGKFASMLEDPQNVWGTGHDAAMSHRFDLRAAAKVRDLAKTYGYDVLHAHTPRTAMITSIAAKMTGLPWIYHVHSPAARDSSRAVTNHINAWIERQALRTCSHLVTVSESLRMDCIRQGVSEDRVTIVHNGVPAVRPERSVYPTPNGRWTIGMVALMRPRKGLEIAIDALALLKKRDHDVVLRVIGPYETPEYEAGIQSQINALEIRDRVEPIGFTSNVPEALAKLDAMVLPSLYGEGLPMVVLEAMAAAVPVIATRVEGTPEAVTHGVEGLLAEPRDAGSLADAIEELVTGKHEWHRMAESAFQTHAEKFSDLAMAGGTADVYRKLLKLAE; encoded by the coding sequence ATGCTTTCACCCATTCAAACAGCGTCTGTTGACTCACTGACGCTGGCCCCGATCGCACTGACGCCTGTCACGTCGACGCCCGTTGTCGTGCCAGCAGTCGCGCCGGCGATCGATCTGAAAGTGCTGCACATCGTCAATGGCGAACATTTTTCGGGTGCCGAACGCGTCCAGTCTCATCTTGGCCGTTGCTTGCCAAAGTTTGGGGTCGCCGCGGATTTTGCGTGCGTCAAGCCGGGCAAATTTGCGTCGATGTTGGAAGATCCCCAAAACGTTTGGGGGACCGGCCATGACGCGGCGATGTCGCACCGCTTCGATTTGCGAGCTGCCGCCAAAGTCCGTGACTTGGCCAAGACCTACGGCTACGACGTGCTTCACGCTCATACCCCTCGTACCGCGATGATCACCTCGATCGCGGCAAAGATGACGGGGCTGCCGTGGATTTATCATGTTCACTCGCCAGCCGCACGTGATTCGTCGCGGGCAGTCACCAACCACATCAACGCATGGATTGAACGCCAAGCCCTGCGCACGTGTTCGCATCTGGTCACCGTGTCTGAAAGCCTTCGGATGGACTGCATCCGACAAGGCGTTTCCGAAGATCGAGTAACGATCGTCCACAACGGTGTCCCCGCTGTCAGACCTGAACGCTCGGTTTACCCAACGCCCAACGGTCGCTGGACCATCGGCATGGTCGCGCTGATGCGTCCGCGAAAAGGACTCGAAATCGCGATCGATGCGTTAGCCCTACTGAAGAAACGTGATCACGACGTGGTGCTAAGAGTTATCGGCCCGTATGAGACGCCCGAATACGAAGCCGGCATCCAGTCTCAAATCAATGCACTGGAGATCCGCGACCGGGTCGAACCGATTGGTTTCACATCGAACGTGCCCGAGGCTCTCGCAAAACTTGATGCGATGGTACTGCCGAGCCTCTATGGCGAAGGCCTGCCGATGGTCGTGCTAGAAGCCATGGCGGCGGCCGTCCCAGTCATCGCCACCCGAGTCGAAGGGACGCCCGAAGCGGTGACTCACGGAGTCGAAGGACTATTAGCAGAACCGCGTGATGCGGGCAGCTTGGCTGACGCGATCGAAGAACTGGTAACCGGCAAACACGAATGGCATCGCATGGCCGAATCAGCATTCCAGACCCATGCCGAAAAGTTTTCAGACCTAGCAATGGCGGGCGGGACAGCCGATGTCTACCGCAAACTTCTCAAGCTCGCCGAGTAG
- a CDS encoding PVC-type heme-binding CxxCH protein — protein sequence MRTRSCLAICFFAAATVTFLSSLATAAEPKHILMVAGRPSHGYGAHEHYAGLKILEESIKASSDDVETTVVRGWPEDASLIEKADTIVIYSDGGGRHVAIEHLDAIRDKMNAGCGLVCLHYAVEMVPGPPGDAMVDLLGGHFEINYSVNPHWIGDFKSLPEHPVSRGVAPFATNDEWYFHLRFNQDGHVTPILAAVAPEDTMRRADGEHSGNPSVRKSVAAGEKQTVAWTYDRPAGGRAFGLSGGHFHWNWGHDDLRRLVVNAIRWTAGEDIAKTGSSMGQPVSIDELLENQDYDRPKNFNSDKIKEEFKLDAASNLSKKSNRKVGRSGGPKPRILFESPLVTSETPGDRVEIETSVKGVKDLYLVVTDGGDGYSCDWADWIDPQLRRGDSTELLTNMEWKSAATGFGKVKKAANCVGLPWSVEGEAVGSTAIGVHANSVIHYQLSGEFDSFTATGALDTGGSSQQGGKESSVKFVVYADAAPEMAGAATASQKNQHEPAFALDGLEIAEGLEVTLSASEPVLRSLTNLDIDDRGRVWVCDVMNYRKNNGARPEGDRILILEDTTGDGVMDSSKTFYQGRDIDSAMGICVLGGPHGNEVIVSASPTIWRFIDEDGDDIPDRKEAMFTETGMPQHDHSAHSFFAGPDGKLYWNFGNTGQQVKDANGQTVVDIHGRPVVDDGKPLFGGMPFRCDLDGSNFEVLAHNFRNNWETTVDSFGTLWQSDNDDDGNQGVRINFVMEQGNYGYRDELTGAGWRDDRMNIEQEIPFRHWHLNDPGVVPNMLQTGAGSPSGICVYEGRLLPKRFWDQIIHCDPGPNVVRAYPTTADGAGYSATIEPLVTGTTDKWFRPADVCVAPDGSLFVTDWYDPGVGGHAQGDTNRGRLFRIAPPGSTYQTPKFDYSTVAGACSALRNPNLAVRYKAYQALLSMGSAAEADLHELYQDPNPRIAARALWLLGRIDGVGAKYVQKALEHSNADIRITAIRLAKELKLTPSAACASVISDPSAAVRRELATSLRYDESAAMPATWAKLAMQYDGSDRWYLEALGIGSELRSAECFDAWLDGIGDDWNSPAAQDIIWRTRAPKAAGLMAKLIADPSMELAATDRFFRSLEYHDAATRTAAMKSLLALQSGSDRDDAIIVRAIERMNNFDVDADSRAKSAIERQLKRTRGTVAYLDLVKRFNPAGMQDSLLELLNSDVDDSTKVEAAAMLGETENGPMVLRKSLASESVAEASNVARVLGLLGNGRAMNMLSDTAASTDRAFDVRKEAVVGLSRSKDGQGRLISLATEGKLPADTRLLAGGLLARSEDESIRKQAAECLPQITQKDSKPLAPIDQLATMRGDVENGMKLFRGVGTCANCHIVKQVGKSVGPDLSEIGSKLSREAMFTSILAPSAGISHNYETYNLLTAGGQVFNGLLISETPQEVTIRTVDAIDRKIKQDDIEVLKKAEKSIMPDNLHHTMDQQGLVDVVEYLMSLTKTGT from the coding sequence ATGCGTACTCGTTCCTGTCTGGCGATCTGCTTTTTCGCTGCTGCAACCGTTACTTTTCTTAGCTCTCTGGCCACTGCCGCTGAACCGAAACACATCCTGATGGTCGCCGGTCGGCCGTCGCACGGTTACGGAGCACACGAGCATTACGCCGGCCTGAAGATTTTGGAAGAGTCGATCAAGGCTAGCAGCGATGATGTCGAGACGACCGTCGTTCGAGGCTGGCCCGAGGACGCTTCGCTGATTGAAAAAGCAGATACGATCGTCATCTATTCCGATGGCGGTGGCCGTCACGTCGCCATCGAGCACCTGGATGCGATCCGCGACAAGATGAACGCTGGCTGCGGCTTGGTTTGTCTGCACTATGCGGTCGAGATGGTTCCTGGTCCGCCCGGTGACGCGATGGTAGATCTGTTGGGCGGTCACTTCGAAATTAACTACAGTGTCAACCCGCACTGGATCGGCGACTTCAAGTCGTTGCCCGAGCACCCGGTCAGTCGCGGTGTGGCGCCGTTTGCGACCAACGACGAATGGTATTTCCATTTACGTTTTAACCAGGACGGACACGTGACGCCCATTTTGGCCGCGGTCGCTCCCGAGGACACCATGCGCCGGGCCGATGGCGAACACAGCGGCAACCCCTCGGTACGCAAGAGCGTTGCTGCGGGTGAAAAGCAAACGGTCGCGTGGACCTATGACCGGCCCGCCGGCGGCCGCGCGTTTGGCTTATCCGGTGGCCACTTTCATTGGAACTGGGGTCACGACGATTTGCGACGACTTGTCGTCAACGCCATTCGCTGGACCGCGGGTGAAGACATTGCCAAAACCGGTTCATCAATGGGGCAGCCGGTTTCAATTGACGAGCTGCTAGAAAACCAAGATTACGATCGCCCTAAAAACTTCAACTCTGACAAGATCAAAGAAGAATTCAAGCTCGACGCAGCAAGCAACTTATCGAAGAAAAGCAATCGCAAAGTTGGCCGTTCCGGTGGCCCCAAACCGCGTATCCTTTTTGAGTCACCACTCGTCACCAGCGAAACGCCTGGTGACCGAGTCGAAATTGAAACTTCCGTCAAAGGCGTCAAAGACTTGTACTTGGTCGTTACCGATGGTGGCGACGGATACAGCTGTGACTGGGCGGACTGGATCGATCCGCAACTGCGCCGCGGCGACAGCACCGAACTGCTAACCAACATGGAATGGAAATCCGCTGCGACGGGTTTCGGTAAAGTAAAGAAAGCCGCCAACTGCGTAGGGCTGCCGTGGTCGGTCGAAGGCGAAGCCGTCGGCTCGACTGCGATCGGGGTACACGCCAATAGCGTCATCCACTACCAGTTGTCGGGCGAATTCGATTCATTCACGGCGACCGGCGCGCTCGACACAGGCGGCAGCAGCCAACAAGGCGGCAAAGAATCCAGCGTCAAATTCGTCGTGTACGCCGACGCGGCCCCCGAAATGGCGGGTGCGGCCACCGCATCGCAAAAAAACCAACATGAGCCTGCGTTCGCGCTCGATGGTTTAGAAATTGCCGAAGGTCTGGAAGTCACGTTGTCGGCCAGCGAACCCGTCTTGCGCAGCCTGACGAACCTGGACATCGATGACCGTGGTCGAGTGTGGGTCTGTGACGTGATGAACTATCGCAAAAACAACGGGGCCCGCCCCGAAGGCGACCGCATCTTGATTTTGGAAGACACGACCGGCGACGGCGTGATGGATTCATCCAAGACGTTTTACCAAGGTCGCGACATCGACTCGGCAATGGGCATTTGTGTGCTCGGTGGCCCCCACGGCAACGAAGTCATCGTGTCGGCATCGCCAACGATTTGGCGATTCATCGACGAAGATGGTGACGACATTCCGGATCGCAAAGAAGCGATGTTCACCGAAACCGGAATGCCCCAGCATGACCACTCGGCTCACTCGTTCTTTGCGGGCCCCGATGGAAAATTGTACTGGAACTTTGGCAACACAGGCCAACAAGTCAAGGACGCAAACGGTCAAACCGTCGTCGACATCCACGGTCGTCCGGTCGTCGACGATGGCAAACCTCTGTTCGGTGGGATGCCGTTCCGATGTGACCTGGACGGGTCAAACTTTGAAGTCCTAGCCCACAACTTTCGTAACAACTGGGAAACCACCGTCGATTCGTTCGGCACGCTATGGCAAAGCGACAATGATGACGACGGCAACCAAGGCGTCCGCATCAACTTTGTCATGGAGCAGGGCAACTATGGTTACCGCGATGAATTGACCGGCGCCGGGTGGCGGGACGACCGGATGAACATTGAACAAGAGATCCCGTTTCGTCACTGGCACTTGAATGATCCGGGTGTCGTACCCAACATGTTGCAGACTGGCGCCGGTTCGCCATCGGGAATCTGTGTTTACGAAGGCAGACTACTGCCCAAACGTTTTTGGGATCAAATCATTCACTGCGATCCGGGTCCGAACGTCGTTCGCGCCTACCCGACCACTGCCGACGGTGCCGGCTATTCGGCTACGATCGAACCCTTGGTCACCGGCACAACGGACAAATGGTTTCGCCCTGCCGATGTGTGTGTTGCCCCCGACGGTTCGCTGTTCGTCACCGACTGGTACGACCCAGGTGTCGGCGGACACGCACAAGGCGACACCAACCGAGGGCGCTTGTTCCGGATCGCTCCGCCGGGCTCAACCTATCAAACGCCAAAGTTTGATTATTCCACCGTCGCCGGTGCTTGCTCGGCCCTTCGCAATCCCAACTTAGCGGTCCGCTACAAGGCCTATCAAGCTCTTCTTTCCATGGGCAGTGCCGCCGAAGCCGACTTACACGAACTGTACCAAGACCCCAACCCGCGCATCGCAGCACGGGCGTTGTGGTTGCTCGGTCGTATCGATGGCGTCGGTGCCAAGTACGTTCAAAAAGCACTGGAACATTCCAACGCTGACATTCGCATCACGGCGATTCGGTTGGCCAAAGAATTAAAACTGACACCATCAGCGGCTTGCGCGTCGGTTATTTCCGATCCGTCGGCAGCGGTTCGCCGAGAACTGGCAACCTCGCTTCGCTACGACGAATCCGCAGCGATGCCTGCGACTTGGGCAAAGCTGGCGATGCAGTACGACGGCTCGGACCGATGGTACTTGGAAGCCCTCGGTATCGGCAGCGAACTTCGATCGGCCGAGTGCTTTGATGCTTGGCTTGATGGTATTGGCGACGACTGGAACTCGCCCGCCGCACAAGACATCATTTGGCGCACACGTGCACCTAAGGCAGCAGGTTTGATGGCCAAATTGATTGCTGATCCATCGATGGAATTGGCGGCGACTGACCGTTTCTTCCGTAGTCTCGAATACCACGACGCGGCGACTCGGACGGCGGCAATGAAAAGCCTGCTTGCTCTGCAATCGGGATCGGACCGTGACGACGCGATCATCGTTCGTGCAATTGAGCGGATGAACAACTTCGACGTAGATGCTGACTCGCGAGCCAAATCGGCCATCGAACGGCAACTAAAACGCACTCGCGGCACGGTCGCTTACTTGGATTTGGTCAAGCGTTTCAATCCGGCCGGCATGCAGGACAGCTTGCTTGAATTGCTGAATAGCGACGTTGATGATTCGACCAAAGTCGAAGCGGCGGCGATGCTGGGCGAAACAGAGAACGGACCGATGGTGCTGCGAAAATCGCTGGCATCGGAATCGGTTGCCGAAGCTTCCAACGTCGCTCGCGTGCTGGGCTTGCTGGGCAATGGCCGGGCGATGAACATGCTGTCCGATACTGCGGCAAGCACTGATCGTGCGTTCGACGTCCGCAAGGAAGCCGTTGTCGGATTGTCGCGCAGCAAAGACGGCCAAGGTCGATTGATTTCGCTAGCCACCGAAGGAAAACTGCCCGCCGACACACGACTGTTAGCCGGTGGTTTGCTTGCTCGCAGCGAGGACGAGTCGATTCGCAAACAAGCGGCGGAGTGTCTGCCGCAGATCACTCAGAAAGACTCCAAGCCGCTAGCGCCGATTGACCAATTGGCAACCATGCGTGGCGACGTCGAAAACGGCATGAAGCTGTTCCGCGGTGTCGGAACCTGTGCGAACTGCCATATCGTAAAGCAGGTTGGAAAATCAGTCGGCCCGGACTTGTCAGAAATCGGCAGCAAGCTTTCGCGTGAAGCGATGTTCACGTCGATCTTGGCACCGAGCGCGGGCATCAGCCATAACTACGAGACGTATAATCTGTTGACCGCCGGGGGACAGGTTTTCAACGGATTGCTGATTTCGGAAACGCCTCAAGAAGTCACGATCCGGACGGTCGACGCGATTGATCGAAAGATCAAGCAAGACGACATCGAAGTGCTGAAGAAGGCAGAAAAATCAATCATGCCAGACAACCTTCATCACACGATGGACCAACAAGGTTTGGTCGATGTGGTCGAATATTTGATGTCTTTGACCAAGACAGGAACCTAG